A DNA window from Luteolibacter luteus contains the following coding sequences:
- a CDS encoding KH domain-containing protein, which translates to MQLVTDQIRNFLQYIAVQFIEFPAEAQLKVTELGPKRLRFKLVLRQSDVALLIGRNGFSASAIRGVLKSIAERDEVNVSLQIHSHEEEAEMQARERH; encoded by the coding sequence ATGCAGCTGGTTACCGATCAGATCCGGAATTTTCTCCAGTATATCGCCGTCCAGTTCATCGAGTTCCCGGCCGAAGCACAGTTGAAGGTCACCGAACTCGGGCCGAAGCGGCTGCGCTTCAAGCTCGTTCTCCGCCAATCCGACGTGGCACTCCTGATCGGGCGCAACGGTTTCAGCGCCTCCGCTATCCGCGGAGTCCTGAAGTCCATCGCCGAGCGCGATGAGGTGAATGTCAGCCTCCAGATTCACTCCCACGAGGAAGAGGCCGAAATGCAAGCCCGCGAGCGGCACTGA
- a CDS encoding DMT family transporter encodes MSESEGEHRWTKVLPPVLVCALLWGSAFPGIKAVYQIWASSGIEAGASECWWFAGVRFTLAGLMLLAVAKRPFAEFRATPKLALLGFTATQAFGQYLLFYLAISIASGSLAGLLSSAGSFWWMLLGPLVAGVAWPTRWQWSAIAVGGLGVALAAGTAPHAAGAGNPWLGTLLLLGSTGLGTLGLVQFAALRKTIGARAATGFSLFGGGLGLLLVGARAFPEAARLMPPHAIGLTLWLAFVSAAAFGLWNHLSTLHPMPLLAGNRFLIPLCATMESMLFLGERPGWGFACGAALILGSLVALQRGSTLGGKAGG; translated from the coding sequence GTGAGCGAGAGCGAGGGAGAGCACCGCTGGACCAAGGTTTTGCCGCCGGTGCTCGTCTGCGCATTGCTGTGGGGCAGCGCTTTCCCCGGGATCAAGGCGGTCTATCAGATTTGGGCCTCCAGCGGGATCGAGGCCGGAGCTTCCGAGTGCTGGTGGTTCGCGGGCGTGCGCTTCACCTTGGCTGGGCTTATGTTGCTTGCGGTCGCCAAGCGGCCTTTCGCGGAGTTCAGAGCGACGCCGAAGCTGGCGCTGTTAGGCTTCACGGCGACCCAGGCATTCGGCCAATACCTGCTCTTCTATCTGGCGATTTCGATCGCGAGTGGAAGCTTGGCGGGCTTGCTCTCCTCAGCGGGAAGTTTCTGGTGGATGCTGCTCGGGCCGCTGGTGGCGGGCGTCGCGTGGCCGACCCGTTGGCAGTGGTCGGCGATTGCGGTAGGCGGCCTTGGAGTCGCGCTGGCTGCCGGTACCGCGCCGCATGCGGCAGGGGCTGGCAATCCTTGGCTGGGGACCCTGCTTTTGTTAGGCTCCACCGGCCTTGGTACCTTGGGTTTGGTCCAGTTCGCGGCCCTGCGGAAAACCATTGGGGCACGGGCGGCCACGGGCTTTTCCCTCTTTGGCGGCGGACTGGGCTTGTTGCTGGTCGGGGCGCGGGCCTTTCCTGAGGCAGCCCGGCTCATGCCTCCTCATGCCATCGGCCTTACTTTGTGGCTGGCCTTTGTTTCTGCGGCCGCCTTCGGCTTGTGGAACCATTTGTCCACGCTGCACCCCATGCCTCTGCTTGCTGGCAACCGTTTCCTCATCCCGCTTTGCGCCACCATGGAGTCGATGCTCTTTCTCGGTGAGCGGCCCGGCTGGGGATTTGCTTGTGGCGCGGCTCTGATTCTCGGTTCGCTGGTGGCGCTTCAGCGCGGGTCCACGCTTGGCGGGAAAGCAGGCGGGTGA
- a CDS encoding PLP-dependent cysteine synthase family protein translates to MAPHVLAAPRAVALGGRFIRQIPPTPLVPVTLDEELGPVWCKLEFMNPSGSTKDRIARHILEKAWRRGDLREGDTVVEASSGSTSIALALACAQMGLKFVAFIPSSATNERGLMIRAYGGEVQRVEGGMRKVLEAAAEAALLNGWFAARQFENPDNAEAHRMFTGPEILSQMECGCVDAVVSGVGTGGTLRGLWEAFDDAGCGSRAYAAIPREGRAYGDNAESCSLAFSKEVPGVAECLSALYQEWKDGPRGGVIEEIAAREDVCLDLTRKLWAMGYPVGPSSGLNYAASLEVKRRLGVDARVVTVFPDRMERYFSHRVFEDLRAE, encoded by the coding sequence ATGGCACCCCATGTCCTCGCTGCGCCCCGCGCCGTCGCCCTCGGCGGTCGCTTCATCCGTCAGATCCCGCCGACTCCGCTGGTGCCGGTGACCTTGGATGAGGAGCTCGGTCCGGTGTGGTGCAAGCTGGAATTCATGAATCCCAGCGGCTCCACGAAGGACCGCATCGCCCGGCACATCCTGGAAAAGGCATGGCGCCGCGGCGACCTGCGGGAGGGCGATACGGTCGTGGAGGCTTCGAGCGGCTCCACCAGCATCGCGCTCGCGCTGGCCTGCGCGCAAATGGGGCTGAAATTCGTCGCCTTCATCCCGTCCAGCGCCACCAACGAACGCGGCTTGATGATCCGCGCTTACGGCGGGGAAGTGCAGCGCGTGGAAGGCGGCATGCGGAAGGTGTTGGAAGCGGCGGCTGAAGCGGCCCTGCTCAATGGCTGGTTCGCCGCTCGGCAATTCGAGAATCCCGACAATGCCGAGGCGCACCGCATGTTCACCGGTCCCGAGATCCTTTCCCAGATGGAGTGCGGCTGCGTCGATGCCGTGGTCAGCGGTGTCGGAACCGGTGGTACCCTGCGGGGCCTGTGGGAAGCCTTTGACGATGCTGGCTGTGGATCCCGCGCTTATGCTGCCATCCCGCGCGAGGGCAGGGCTTATGGCGACAATGCCGAGTCTTGCAGTCTCGCCTTCAGCAAGGAAGTCCCCGGCGTGGCGGAGTGCCTTTCCGCGCTCTACCAGGAGTGGAAAGACGGTCCCCGGGGCGGCGTGATCGAGGAAATCGCCGCGCGCGAAGACGTCTGCCTAGACCTCACCCGGAAGCTCTGGGCAATGGGGTATCCCGTCGGTCCCAGCTCCGGGCTCAATTACGCCGCCTCGCTGGAAGTGAAACGCCGCCTCGGCGTGGATGCGCGGGTGGTGACCGTATTTCCCGACCGTATGGAGCGTTACTTTTCCCACCGCGTCTTCGAAGATCTGCGGGCTGAGTGA
- a CDS encoding ABC transporter permease, with translation MFKPSVIRALLTRYVLLYAKNPMRAFELFFWPLVQLLVWGFVTMFLQQQGGGGKFPQYITFLIGGIILWDSLFRAQQGVSISFLEDVWTRNLLNIFAAPVRMTDYIAATFGVGLLRVGITAIVLVIVAAAAYSFNLFQFQWGLIAYYANLMIFGWALGILSIALILRWGHGAESLAWALPFMIQPFACVFYPVSTLPQWMQAIAAVFPPAHVFEGMRGAILHGGFDFKQFLAALGLNVIYLAAAGWTFSAVLKTARDKGLLVKTSST, from the coding sequence ATGTTCAAGCCCTCCGTCATCCGCGCGCTGCTGACCCGCTACGTGCTGCTCTACGCGAAGAACCCGATGCGGGCCTTCGAACTCTTCTTCTGGCCGCTGGTGCAGCTGTTGGTTTGGGGATTCGTCACTATGTTCCTGCAGCAGCAGGGCGGGGGAGGAAAGTTCCCGCAGTACATCACCTTCCTCATCGGCGGGATCATCCTGTGGGATTCGTTGTTCCGCGCCCAGCAGGGGGTTTCCATCTCTTTCTTGGAAGACGTTTGGACGAGAAACCTGCTGAATATTTTCGCCGCTCCCGTGCGGATGACGGATTATATCGCGGCCACCTTCGGGGTTGGCCTGTTGCGTGTCGGGATCACCGCCATCGTTCTCGTGATCGTTGCGGCGGCGGCTTATTCCTTCAATCTCTTCCAGTTCCAGTGGGGTCTCATTGCCTACTATGCGAACCTGATGATCTTCGGTTGGGCACTCGGGATTCTCTCGATCGCGCTGATTCTTCGCTGGGGCCATGGGGCGGAGTCCTTGGCATGGGCGCTGCCCTTCATGATTCAGCCCTTCGCCTGTGTCTTCTACCCGGTGTCCACGCTGCCGCAGTGGATGCAGGCAATCGCCGCGGTTTTCCCGCCCGCCCACGTCTTTGAGGGGATGCGTGGCGCGATCCTGCATGGCGGTTTCGACTTCAAGCAATTCCTAGCCGCGCTGGGTCTGAATGTCATCTATCTCGCCGCCGCCGGTTGGACTTTCTCTGCCGTGCTGAAGACCGCCCGCGACAAGGGTCTGCTGGTGAAGACCTCCTCGACCTGA
- a CDS encoding ATP-binding protein translates to MILCSFASGGSVSLQDLWKRSIEEGSSAETIQVTGKVLATDPTGGRLVIADESGPVILALQLPPEAWELVGSGKILQLDFPPGRFERRGAVIDCGGGYLIEIDGRHPPVQRRASVFLSKGKHPLRLEWFNGQAQSTLQLGCEGPGGNHPSIPETWLSHEEGPGLHYERFLVNEISSLDEIPMAGSGTNAGTVQGIDAAIAGDLANVALRFTGQIEVPEDGIYQFHLTSDDGARLKIGGLRPGWKLLDDDQKVSEASWQSIESNVTYAALEGPHLRLEVATDQKRFELLVLNPAGLDARELVGKRITASGVAHEGGICVLGSAELHFVTGGNKPAAQFTLAAQIRELRPEEAARAQPAVLQGVVTMVNYRSMVLQDESGGIFVLAEMNPPDPLPEPGEWWRVEGHTASGDFAPLIIAEKCSFLRSGALPAPSRPSWDEILSGSLDAQQVEIEAVVTAVSPDRTELLTSDGTAVVRSDEFYPLPAELRSPGAVELLGARVKLRGVFATGWNPQLGRRTPGVFSLGNASLSVEELAPKDPAEVPLVTIKDLWSFASKSTTLNRVRLRGQMMSRDTGTLLVSDGTHGLRLASTSPQGCIPGDEVEVTGFPRMGPISPLLAHPVVRVLSHEKLPEPLVRDVSTLPDLSLDSRLVRVEGRVISDTIQGGERRVEMESGMLRFAAVSVEASNIREPLLADSRVRVDGVYSVLASETPAAGPGRFEIQISSDQALQVISRPPWWSTRRLLMLVAFLFGGLALVMGWVVVLQRMVARRSSQLVAEIAKKEHAETERALEQERARVARDLHDELGAGLTEIGLLGSLMGNPAIPETAKSGYLGTLGDVSRSLVSSLDAIVWAINPEYDTVDDLAGYLWLQAQRLLNPAGIECSPMKPVEIPSRSLGSSSRHALLLAFKEVLNNVIKHSKATRVDLGIHVENENMILSIADNGSGIPADEVPLGSQGIAGMHERMRDHGGSCEILARPAGGTIVNLTLPLRSS, encoded by the coding sequence GTGATTCTTTGTTCCTTTGCCTCAGGCGGGTCCGTCTCGTTGCAGGATCTGTGGAAACGCTCGATCGAGGAAGGTAGCTCCGCCGAAACGATCCAAGTGACCGGCAAGGTCCTTGCGACTGATCCCACGGGTGGACGATTGGTGATCGCGGATGAGTCCGGGCCGGTCATCCTTGCACTCCAGTTGCCTCCCGAAGCTTGGGAGCTGGTCGGATCAGGGAAGATCCTCCAGCTCGACTTTCCGCCCGGCCGCTTCGAACGCCGCGGTGCCGTGATCGATTGCGGCGGCGGCTACTTGATCGAGATCGATGGTCGCCACCCGCCGGTGCAGCGTCGCGCTTCGGTTTTCCTTTCCAAAGGGAAACATCCGCTGCGCCTTGAGTGGTTCAATGGTCAGGCCCAGTCCACCCTTCAGCTGGGTTGCGAGGGCCCTGGTGGCAATCATCCTTCGATCCCCGAAACATGGCTCTCCCATGAGGAGGGGCCGGGTCTTCACTACGAGCGTTTCCTCGTGAATGAGATCTCGTCGCTCGACGAAATTCCTATGGCTGGCAGCGGAACCAATGCGGGTACCGTACAGGGAATCGATGCCGCCATCGCTGGCGATCTCGCGAATGTCGCGTTGCGCTTCACCGGGCAGATCGAGGTGCCGGAAGATGGCATCTATCAATTTCATCTTACCAGTGATGACGGAGCCCGCTTGAAGATCGGCGGTCTGCGGCCGGGATGGAAGCTTCTCGACGATGATCAAAAAGTCTCTGAAGCTTCATGGCAGAGCATCGAGAGCAACGTCACCTATGCCGCCCTTGAAGGCCCGCATCTGCGCCTTGAAGTGGCGACAGACCAGAAGCGGTTCGAGCTTCTCGTGCTGAACCCAGCCGGGCTGGACGCTCGCGAACTGGTAGGCAAGCGCATCACCGCATCAGGCGTAGCTCACGAGGGCGGCATCTGCGTGCTCGGATCCGCAGAGCTTCATTTCGTGACCGGCGGCAACAAGCCCGCGGCTCAGTTCACGCTAGCTGCACAGATACGCGAGCTGCGGCCCGAGGAAGCGGCGCGTGCTCAGCCGGCGGTGCTGCAAGGCGTGGTCACGATGGTGAACTACCGCTCGATGGTGCTGCAGGATGAAAGCGGAGGTATCTTCGTGCTCGCGGAGATGAATCCACCGGACCCACTGCCGGAGCCGGGCGAATGGTGGCGTGTGGAAGGACATACTGCGTCCGGGGATTTCGCGCCTCTGATCATCGCGGAGAAGTGCAGCTTTCTGCGCTCCGGTGCCTTGCCTGCCCCGAGCCGGCCGAGTTGGGATGAAATCCTGAGCGGCAGCCTGGATGCCCAGCAGGTGGAGATCGAAGCGGTGGTCACCGCCGTGAGCCCGGACCGCACCGAGTTGCTTACGAGTGATGGTACCGCGGTGGTGCGCTCGGATGAATTCTATCCACTGCCTGCAGAGCTGCGTAGTCCCGGTGCGGTGGAGCTGTTAGGTGCGCGCGTGAAGCTCCGCGGCGTCTTCGCCACCGGCTGGAATCCTCAGCTTGGCCGCCGCACGCCGGGTGTTTTTTCTCTGGGAAATGCCAGCCTTTCCGTCGAGGAACTCGCGCCGAAGGATCCTGCAGAGGTGCCATTGGTGACGATCAAGGACCTGTGGAGTTTTGCCTCGAAGTCCACCACTCTGAATCGTGTCCGCCTTCGTGGTCAGATGATGTCGCGGGATACCGGAACCCTGCTGGTTTCCGATGGCACCCATGGCCTCCGTCTTGCGAGCACATCGCCACAAGGCTGCATCCCCGGGGATGAAGTGGAAGTCACCGGCTTCCCGCGCATGGGTCCGATTTCGCCGCTGCTGGCTCATCCGGTAGTGCGGGTGCTCTCCCATGAGAAGCTGCCGGAGCCTCTGGTGCGGGATGTCTCGACACTCCCCGATCTCTCGCTCGATAGCCGCTTGGTTCGCGTGGAGGGTCGCGTCATCAGCGATACGATCCAAGGCGGCGAACGCCGGGTGGAAATGGAATCGGGCATGCTGCGATTTGCCGCGGTGAGCGTGGAGGCTTCCAATATCCGCGAGCCCTTGCTTGCTGATTCCCGCGTTCGGGTCGACGGGGTTTATTCGGTGCTCGCTTCGGAGACCCCGGCAGCAGGCCCGGGTCGCTTCGAGATCCAGATTTCCAGCGATCAAGCCTTGCAAGTCATCTCCCGGCCACCGTGGTGGAGCACTCGTCGGCTCCTCATGCTCGTCGCCTTCCTTTTTGGCGGACTCGCATTGGTCATGGGGTGGGTGGTGGTGCTGCAACGCATGGTGGCCCGACGCTCCTCGCAGCTCGTTGCGGAAATCGCGAAAAAGGAACACGCGGAAACCGAGCGCGCTCTCGAACAGGAGCGTGCCCGCGTGGCGCGCGACCTCCACGACGAGCTGGGCGCCGGACTAACAGAAATCGGGCTCCTCGGTTCTCTTATGGGAAATCCTGCGATTCCAGAGACCGCGAAGTCGGGCTACCTGGGCACCCTTGGCGATGTGTCGCGATCGCTTGTCTCCTCTCTCGATGCCATCGTGTGGGCCATCAATCCGGAGTACGACACGGTGGATGACCTGGCCGGTTACCTCTGGCTCCAGGCGCAGCGTCTCCTAAATCCCGCAGGGATCGAGTGCAGTCCGATGAAGCCGGTTGAAATCCCCAGCCGCAGCCTGGGCTCGAGTTCCCGGCATGCGCTGTTGCTCGCCTTCAAGGAGGTGCTGAACAACGTCATCAAGCATTCCAAGGCAACCCGCGTTGACCTCGGGATCCACGTGGAGAACGAAAACATGATCCTCAGCATCGCCGACAACGGTAGCGGCATTCCCGCGGATGAGGTGCCACTTGGCAGCCAGGGGATCGCCGGGATGCACGAGCGCATGCGCGACCATGGGGGCTCGTGCGAAATCCTTGCGAGACCGGCAGGTGGCACGATCGTAAACCTTACACTTCCGCTCAGATCTTCATGA
- a CDS encoding response regulator transcription factor: MKEPKTPVAVVEDSQTTRDALKTIIDLEPDLECVVTCSTGEEALKILPRISPALVLMDIQLPGISGIECVKRLREALPDVLIVMVTVYEDPIRIFSALRAGANGYLLKRSTPEEMINAIREVRRGGGAMSGGVAMKVIQYFSEQEQQNQELDSLTRRESEVLELLSSGLGNKDIASRLGVSVDAVRWHLRAIYTKLHVHNRTEAAMKFRGLQ, from the coding sequence ATGAAGGAACCCAAGACTCCGGTGGCCGTGGTGGAGGACAGCCAGACCACCCGCGACGCGCTGAAAACGATTATCGACCTCGAGCCCGATCTCGAGTGCGTGGTCACCTGCTCCACTGGCGAGGAAGCGCTGAAGATCCTGCCGCGGATCTCTCCTGCTCTGGTCCTGATGGACATCCAGCTTCCCGGTATTTCCGGGATCGAATGCGTGAAGCGCCTCCGTGAGGCTCTGCCGGACGTGCTTATCGTCATGGTTACCGTGTATGAAGACCCCATTCGCATCTTCAGCGCCCTGCGTGCCGGTGCGAATGGCTATCTGCTCAAGCGATCCACGCCGGAGGAAATGATCAATGCCATTCGCGAAGTGCGGCGGGGCGGGGGAGCGATGAGTGGCGGCGTGGCGATGAAGGTCATCCAGTACTTTAGCGAGCAAGAGCAGCAAAACCAGGAGCTGGATTCCCTGACGCGCCGCGAATCGGAGGTTCTCGAACTCCTTTCGAGCGGACTCGGAAACAAGGACATCGCGTCCCGGCTCGGCGTTTCGGTGGATGCCGTGCGTTGGCATCTGCGCGCGATCTACACGAAGCTGCACGTGCACAATCGCACCGAAGCAGCGATGAAGTTCAGGGGGCTTCAGTGA
- a CDS encoding GNAT family N-acetyltransferase — MSSTHESPKKQAPLIRRATPADAGAIEALYRELVSDPSICVQPDQITTLESSSSSFLLVAELGGKVYGTAHLNLCADVMYRQQPYGVIENVIVATQLRGHGIGRLLLQEAERLALEHDCSKLMLLSSASRTSAHEFFHRCGFASDTKRAFVKYRRQFAPASITEAP; from the coding sequence ATGTCGTCGACGCACGAGAGTCCCAAGAAACAGGCCCCGCTGATTCGCAGGGCGACTCCGGCTGATGCAGGAGCGATCGAAGCGCTCTATCGCGAATTGGTCTCCGATCCTTCGATCTGCGTTCAGCCGGATCAGATCACCACGCTGGAGTCTTCATCTTCGAGTTTCTTGCTCGTGGCAGAGCTGGGCGGGAAGGTTTACGGCACGGCACATCTCAACCTCTGCGCGGACGTGATGTATCGGCAGCAGCCATATGGCGTCATCGAGAATGTCATCGTCGCGACACAGCTGCGGGGACATGGCATTGGCCGACTCTTGCTACAGGAAGCCGAGCGACTGGCGCTTGAGCATGATTGCAGCAAGCTGATGCTGCTGAGCAGTGCAAGCCGGACAAGCGCTCACGAATTCTTCCATCGTTGCGGTTTCGCAAGCGACACGAAGCGGGCCTTCGTCAAATACCGCAGGCAATTCGCTCCGGCTTCCATCACTGAAGCCCCCTGA
- a CDS encoding fibronectin type III domain-containing protein: MKAKLIPLLALAASAPASNAAVFIQELFDNISSADVTLNGAGDTTSSLGLTGTWLTNGSEGIFTANNFNVDGASLPGLPSNGGANGGIWNNTGGWNTNIYATRPLAAPIDFNVDRIIYFSVRLKNDGDTSMGVGFASGDTAADQFVGAGFTWNNAIPLGSSSNVAGNASYISHGVLDNTVDNGVYGIRVFDGQGTINGYGLLVGQITIKATGDDQIQIKRYSENETIDNDLDAIVWSTSTTVNSSMLASRLLLWINGQGNGELDAIRFGDTWTDVTGVELAGAGQPALSGASVVNITATGAQASANLFTSPANVTLHWDTFDAGVGAWANANPLGSRPVGAVSGGITGLAPDTLYFYRFHAVNADAEPDLEAWSEPAKSFVTPPTGLALTDVVAGPFSAFEVDIVWTDTFSTESGFIVQRSAAGANAWVNVGTAPANATVFTDKYSGLLPNTSYDYRVIATNASGNSDPSNVSTTTTLEATPLETKLLINFDGTLDGTIYTPSLNEVDLTGTFKANGAPVVNGGVAVLNPGNENGPDGFDIDPVSLGNLTTQNWVAEAVVTYQSSGDTMTTPVLMDVQGDCNIRLRDELDANALQMFYWNGSAVKQAYTTLPPNGLQVHIAYAWDASTTTLTGYVNGVAFGSLSGGAFQTPDTSTLSFGYFGRTGFEGRGIEGTLNAVAFQAGTAAFNPATGFLILPESQTFAEWIGSFPVGDQAGFDDDADGDGLSNGVEAFLGTNPSTQNGSGISGITTNGTITTFSHPKANPPVSDVTGSYEWSLDLATWYAGDGVEGPVDGPTVTIPATAGATVTATSSVPTARIFIRIVAED, from the coding sequence ATGAAAGCAAAACTTATCCCCCTCCTGGCCTTGGCTGCCTCCGCACCGGCGTCGAATGCCGCGGTCTTCATCCAGGAGCTCTTCGACAATATCTCCAGCGCCGATGTTACCCTCAACGGTGCCGGCGATACCACCAGCTCGCTCGGCCTGACCGGGACCTGGCTTACGAATGGCAGTGAAGGCATCTTCACCGCTAACAACTTCAACGTCGATGGCGCAAGCTTGCCCGGCCTGCCCTCGAACGGCGGCGCGAACGGGGGGATCTGGAATAACACCGGCGGTTGGAATACGAACATTTATGCCACCCGCCCGCTGGCCGCGCCGATCGATTTCAATGTCGACCGGATCATTTATTTCAGCGTCCGCTTGAAGAATGACGGAGATACTTCCATGGGCGTGGGTTTTGCATCGGGTGATACCGCAGCCGATCAGTTCGTTGGCGCGGGTTTCACCTGGAATAATGCCATCCCCCTTGGATCTTCATCGAACGTTGCGGGTAATGCTTCGTACATTTCCCACGGTGTGTTGGATAATACCGTGGACAATGGGGTATATGGGATCCGTGTTTTCGACGGGCAAGGCACCATCAACGGCTACGGCCTGCTGGTCGGACAGATCACCATCAAGGCGACGGGCGACGATCAGATTCAGATCAAGCGTTATTCGGAAAATGAGACGATCGATAACGACCTGGATGCCATCGTGTGGAGCACCAGTACCACGGTGAACTCCTCGATGCTTGCATCGCGTCTCCTTCTTTGGATCAACGGCCAGGGAAATGGCGAGCTTGATGCGATCCGCTTCGGTGATACTTGGACCGATGTCACCGGTGTCGAGTTGGCGGGCGCGGGCCAGCCTGCCTTGTCCGGAGCCAGTGTAGTGAACATCACCGCGACGGGTGCCCAGGCCAGTGCGAATCTCTTCACCAGCCCCGCGAACGTCACCCTTCACTGGGATACCTTCGATGCCGGTGTAGGAGCATGGGCGAATGCGAATCCTCTCGGCAGCCGTCCTGTCGGCGCGGTCAGCGGTGGTATTACCGGGCTCGCTCCGGACACCCTTTATTTCTATCGCTTCCACGCGGTGAATGCCGACGCCGAACCTGACCTCGAGGCGTGGAGCGAACCTGCGAAGTCTTTCGTCACACCGCCTACAGGTCTTGCCCTGACCGATGTGGTCGCAGGTCCTTTCTCGGCCTTCGAGGTGGACATCGTCTGGACAGACACCTTCAGCACCGAGTCCGGATTCATTGTCCAACGCTCGGCGGCGGGTGCGAACGCGTGGGTGAACGTGGGAACTGCTCCGGCCAATGCCACGGTCTTCACGGACAAATATTCGGGCCTCCTTCCGAATACGAGCTACGACTATCGTGTGATTGCCACGAATGCCTCCGGGAATTCGGATCCTTCCAATGTCTCCACGACCACCACGCTGGAAGCGACCCCGCTGGAGACGAAGCTTCTGATCAATTTCGACGGGACGCTGGATGGCACCATCTACACGCCATCTCTCAATGAGGTGGATCTCACCGGAACCTTCAAGGCGAACGGCGCTCCAGTCGTGAATGGTGGCGTGGCCGTGCTCAATCCAGGGAACGAAAACGGTCCCGATGGCTTCGACATCGATCCGGTAAGTCTCGGCAATCTCACCACGCAAAACTGGGTGGCAGAAGCCGTCGTGACCTACCAATCCAGCGGTGACACCATGACCACTCCGGTGCTGATGGATGTGCAGGGAGACTGCAACATCCGCCTGCGTGACGAACTCGATGCGAACGCGCTCCAGATGTTCTACTGGAACGGTAGCGCGGTGAAGCAGGCCTATACGACGCTTCCGCCGAATGGCCTGCAGGTCCACATCGCCTATGCGTGGGACGCCAGCACTACCACGCTCACCGGCTATGTGAATGGCGTCGCCTTCGGTTCATTGAGCGGCGGTGCTTTTCAGACTCCGGATACCAGCACCCTGAGCTTCGGCTACTTCGGGCGGACCGGATTCGAGGGCCGTGGAATCGAGGGCACGCTGAATGCCGTGGCCTTCCAGGCAGGCACCGCCGCCTTCAATCCGGCCACCGGCTTCCTGATCTTGCCGGAAAGCCAGACCTTCGCGGAATGGATCGGTAGCTTCCCGGTCGGAGACCAAGCTGGTTTTGACGACGACGCCGATGGCGATGGCCTGAGCAATGGAGTGGAAGCCTTCCTCGGAACAAATCCAAGCACGCAGAACGGTAGCGGTATTTCCGGGATCACCACCAATGGCACCATCACGACCTTCAGCCATCCCAAGGCGAATCCGCCGGTTAGCGATGTTACCGGTTCCTACGAGTGGTCGCTTGATCTCGCCACCTGGTATGCTGGCGATGGCGTCGAGGGGCCGGTCGATGGTCCCACGGTGACTATCCCGGCTACCGCGGGTGCCACGGTCACTGCCACCAGCAGTGTGCCCACGGCCAGGATCTTCATCCGCATCGTCGCCGAAGACTGA
- a CDS encoding dienelactone hydrolase family protein produces MNSSNPTPASLPIPQEAFSWYDEYAHGIIDRRTFMTRLSTLTAGGLTMASMLSVLMPDYAAAEQVSFNDPDIKATYETFESPQGHGKGRGYLVVPKALAEAKGPAVLVIHENRGLNPYIEDVARRLAKAGFVAFAPDALFPVGGYPGNDDEGRAKQGAMDRGKIEQDFLAAARFLKRHERSNGKLGAVGFCFGGYIVNLLAAVMPEDLNAGVPFYGTPAAKELRKDIKGPLLIQLAELDERVNAAWPEYEEDLKAAKADYTMHMYPKTNHGFHNDSTGRYDKEQADLAWTRTIEFFKKNLA; encoded by the coding sequence ATGAACTCCTCCAACCCGACACCTGCCTCGCTGCCGATTCCCCAGGAAGCCTTCAGCTGGTATGACGAGTATGCCCATGGCATCATCGACCGCCGCACCTTCATGACGCGGCTTTCCACGCTCACAGCGGGCGGCCTGACAATGGCATCGATGCTCAGCGTGCTGATGCCGGACTATGCAGCGGCAGAGCAGGTCTCCTTCAACGATCCGGACATCAAGGCGACCTACGAAACCTTCGAGTCACCGCAAGGCCATGGAAAAGGGCGCGGATATCTGGTGGTGCCAAAGGCACTGGCGGAAGCAAAGGGCCCGGCGGTACTGGTCATCCATGAGAACCGCGGACTCAATCCCTACATCGAGGACGTGGCGCGGCGCTTGGCGAAGGCCGGTTTCGTGGCCTTCGCGCCCGATGCGCTTTTCCCGGTGGGCGGCTATCCGGGCAATGACGATGAGGGCCGGGCGAAGCAGGGCGCGATGGATCGCGGGAAGATCGAGCAGGACTTCCTCGCCGCGGCACGGTTTCTCAAGCGGCACGAACGAAGCAACGGGAAGCTGGGCGCCGTGGGCTTCTGCTTTGGCGGCTACATCGTAAACCTGCTGGCAGCGGTGATGCCCGAGGACCTCAATGCGGGTGTCCCCTTCTACGGTACACCCGCGGCGAAGGAGCTGCGGAAGGATATCAAGGGGCCGCTGTTGATCCAACTAGCGGAGCTGGATGAGCGAGTGAACGCCGCATGGCCGGAGTATGAGGAGGACCTGAAGGCAGCAAAGGCGGACTACACGATGCACATGTATCCGAAAACCAATCACGGTTTCCACAACGACTCGACTGGCAGATACGACAAGGAACAGGCGGATCTCGCTTGGACGCGGACAATTGAGTTCTTCAAGAAGAACTTGGCCTGA